The nucleotide window GAAAAGGGGAGATTTCTATAATTATTGGACCTTCTGGATGTGGAAAAACAACAACTCTTAAAATGGTAAATAGGTTAATTGAACCAACTGAGGGAAATATATTTATAAATGAAAAATCTATTTTTGATATAGATGAAATTTCTTTAAGAAGAAGCATAGGTTATGTTATTCAGGAAATAGGCCTTTTCCCTCATTACACAATTTTTGAAAACATAGCTCTTGTTCCAAAATTACTGGGTTGGGATAGTAAAAAAATTAAAAAAAGAGTCACTGAACTTATGGAACTTATAAATCTACCATTAAACTATCTTGAAAAGTATCCAAAGGAACTTTCTGGTGGTGAAAAGCAAAGGGTTGGAGTTGCAAGAGCACTTGCAGGAGATCCAGAAATACTTTTAATGGATGAGCCATTTGGTGCAATTGATCCAATTAATAGAAAATCACTTCAAGATTTTTTCATTGAGATTCAAAAATCACTTAAAAAAACTGTTATTTTTGTAACTCATGATATTTTAGAAGCACTTAAAATTGGAGATAGAATTTTGATAATGAAA belongs to Caldisericia bacterium and includes:
- a CDS encoding ABC transporter ATP-binding protein — translated: MIEFINVSKKYKENYVVKNLTCEFRKGEISIIIGPSGCGKTTTLKMVNRLIEPTEGNIFINEKSIFDIDEISLRRSIGYVIQEIGLFPHYTIFENIALVPKLLGWDSKKIKKRVTELMELINLPLNYLEKYPKELSGGEKQRVGVARALAGDPEILLMDEPFGAIDPINRKSLQDFFIEIQKSLKKTVIFVTHDILEALKIGDRILIMKDGEMVQYDKPENILKNPKNSFVEALLGGNKTLLTSSIKKVVDFLKKDYRIIEKNDLEKISDYNENLFLIKENGKITNYILKSEFIKGKACLRKPIFINENENLLETIILLLNKGEKIAIINCIERGIMGYVRLEDMIKFFEKEDELSNK